One Cellulomonas sp. WB94 genomic window, CAGTCCTCCAGCAGGGCTTCCCGATCTCGCTCGAGCAGCGCCAGATCGGGATCACCGTCGAGGGCGTCGACCGCAACCGCATCAAGCTCGCCATCAAGGCCTCGATCAACTTCAAGGTCCGCGGCGACGAGGAGGGTGTCCGCCGTGCAGCCCAGCGCTTCCTGTCGCAGCAGGCCACGCTGAACGACGTCATCAACCAGTCCCTCGAGGGCTCGCTGCGCGCCATCATCGGCGACATGACGATCGAGCAGATCATCTCCGACCGGAAGTCGCTGCAGGACGCGGTCGTCGCCTCGACCAAGACCGACCTCGCGGAGCAGGGCCTCCAGGTCGACCTGCTCAACATCTCCGACATCTCGACCCCCGGCTCGGACTACCTCGCGAACCTGGGACGCGCCGAGGCGGCTCGTGCCCGTCAGGTCGCCGAGGTCAAGGAGGCCGAGGCCCAGCAGATCTCCGAGTTCGCGAAGATCCAGGCCATGGAGCAGATCGCCCAGCGTCAGCGCGACCTGTCCCTCAAGCAGGCCGGCATCAAGGCCGAGACGGACCGGGCCAACGCCGAGGCCGACGCGGCCGGCCAGCTCGCGCGTGCCGAGCAGGACAAGCTCGTCGCCACGCTGCAGCGCGACGCCCTCTCGGAGCAGGCGAAGGTCACCGAGGAGCAGCTCGACATCGACGTGCGCAAGCCGGCCGAGGCCGCCGCGTACGCGGCCGTCCAGCAGGCCAACGCCGAGCGGGACGCGGCGAACGCCGCCACGGAGGCGGACGCGTTCAAGCGCACCCGCATCGCCGAGGCGAACAAGATCGCCGCGGTCCAGGATGCCGAGGCTGCGGCCACGGCCACGATCCAGGCCGGCAACGCCGAGCGTGACCGTCAGATCGCCGAGGCGCAGGCCATCGAGGCGCTCGGTCTCGCTCGCGCCGCCGCCGCCCGGGCCGAGGGCATCGCAGCCGCCGACGCCACCCGCGCGCAGGCCGAGGCCCTGCACGAGCAGGGTGCGGCGGTGCTCGCGCAGCAGATCATCGCCCTGATGCCCGAGATCGTCCGGGCCGCAGCGGAGCCGATCGGCGCGATCGACCGGCTCACGGTCGTCTCGACCGACGGCGCCTCGGCCATCACGAAGACCGTCAGCCAGGTGCTCGCGGAGGGCCAGGAGGTCATCAAGTCCCTGACGGGCCTCGACCTGACGAGCCTCGTGAGCGGTGCGACCGGCGGTGCGGTGTCCGGACTGGTCCAGAGCGCCCGGTCAGCGGACGGCTCTGCGAGCTGAGTCGTGGCCCGCACCACCGCGCGACCGGGGCTCGCTCGGTCGGGCGGTGGTGCGGGCGCCGTCGTGCGCGGGCCGTCGTGCGGGCGCAGCGAGCGGCTCAGCTCTGCGAGCGCATGACGAGGAACAGCCCCATGAACAGCGTCCCGAGCGTCCCGGTGATGATCGCGAAGACCGCCCGACCACGGCCGTGGCCACCCGTGCGCGCCTTGAGGATCGCCCAGATGCCGAGCCAGATCGCCACCGGTCCGAGCACCCAGATGCCGAGCGACAGCAGCCCGACGTAGCCGGCGGTGATCGACTGCCACGAGCGGCCGACCGGCAGCATCCAGTGCACCGCGTCCGACGGACCGGACGTTGCCATGGACCCCTTCTGCGCCGGCCACTGCGGCATCTGCCCCTGCTGACCTGGCCACGGCTGCGCACCCTCGACGCCCAGGCCGGGGTGATGCTGGGCGTAGGGGGACCCCTGGACAGATGCCCCCTGCGGAGCGGCGCCGTATGCCGCTGCCGCAGGGGCCGGTGGCGCGACCGGCACGGGCGCCACCCAGACCGGGCGCGTGTGCTCGGACCAGTCGGTGCCGTCGAACCAGCGCTCCACGCCCGGCGTCACGCCGTCGTCGTACCAACCACCAGTCATGGAAATGCCATCGGCAGCCCGGCATCCGGGCTTGAACAGCTGACGCAACCGCTAGACCGCGGTGTACCCGCCGTCGACCAGGTGGTAGCTGCCCGTGATGAACGACGCCTCGTCGGACAGGAGGAAGCACACGAGGTGCGAGACCTCCTCGGGGCGTCCGAGACGACCGAGCGAGTGCTTGGTCTTGAGGATCTCGAGGATGTCGTCGGTCAGGTTGGCGGTGAGCAGCGGCGTCATGATGTAGCCCGGCCCGACGCAGTTGATGCGCAGCCCGACGGCCCCGTACTCCGCTGCCGCGTTCTTGGTGATGCCGACGACGCCGTGCTTGGCGGCGGTGTAGGCGCCGTTGCCCGGTGCGGCGACCATGCCGTGGATCGACGCCATGTTGACGATCGCGCAGCCGGCTCCCGACGCGAGCATCGCGGGGATCTGGTAGCGCATCCCGTAGAGCACGCCGCTGAGGTTGATGGCGATCACCTTGTCCCACGCGGCGAGGTCCGTCTCGCCCGCGGGCGCCGCCGGGCCGCCGATGCCGGCGTTGTTGACCGCGAGGTGCAGCGCGCCGTAGGTGTCGACGGCGTACTTCACGACCTTCGCCGAGTCGTCCGGGATGGCGGTGTCCGCCTCGATCTCGCTCGCGGTGCCACCCGCGGAGACGATCTCGTCGACCACGCGCTGTGCTCCCGGGAGGTTGATGTCGCTCACCACGACGCTGGCGCCTTTGGCCGCCAGCTCCTTGCTGATCGCCTCACCGAGGCCGGATCCCCCACCGGTGACGATCGCGACCTTGCCCTCGAAAACCGACATCGTTGTCGCTCCTCTCTTGGCGTTCTCCCTGCCTGACCAACGTAGACCGGTTTGTCGCGTGCGATGATGGAGCGTGGTCACGATGCCCATCTCCGGCCTGGCCCTCTGGCGTGGTGGGCTGCTGGCCGTGCCCGTCATGGCAGCGCTGCTGGTCGCGTGCAGCCCCCCCATGGACGGCGGCCCCGCCGCTCCCACCGCGTCGTCGACGGCGCCGAGCACCACGTTGACACCTGGCGTGTCGATGGCAGCGAGCACGGCTCCGACGGTCGCCGTCACGACGCCGACGGGTGTCACCAAGGTGCTGACGATCGTGCTGGAGAACCACGGCGTGCCCGCGGTGACTGCCGCCATGCCCGAGCTGATGAAGCTCGCCACGACGTACGGACGCACGTCGCACTACAGCGCGACGACCCATCCGTCGCTGCCCAACTACCTGGACATGGCCGGTGGATCGACCTTCGGGGTGACGGACGACGAGGCGCCGGCGGTGCATCCTGTCGCGGGGCCGTCGGTGTTTGACCTGGCGCTCACGACCGGCCACATCGCGCGGACCTACGCCGAGGCGATGGCGACAACCTGCGCGCTCGAGACCTCAGGCCGGTACGCCGTCAAGCACAACCCGTGGGCCTACTTCAGTGACGCCGCGTCCCGCAGCGCCTGCCAGGTCGCCGACGTGCCTCTGGGCGACCTGACGTCCGGTGCCCTGCACGACGACATCGCGGCCGGCACACTGCCGAACATTGCGTACGTCGTCCCCGACCTGTGCAACGACGCGCACGACTGCCCGCTCGCGACGGCCGACTCCTGGGTCAGCGGCTGGGTGTCGCAGGTGCTCGAAGGACCCGACTGGCAGGCGGGGCGGTTGGCCGTCGTCGTCACGTTCGACGAGGCGGAGAAGACCGGGGAGAACATCGTGCTCACCGTCGTGGTCGCGCCCGGCCTGCACGGTGCCGTGGCCGACGGAGCTCTCACGCACCAGTCCTGGACCCGGTGGATGAGCGACCTCGTCGGCGCGACCGCTCCCGGCAACGCCGGCAGCGCGCCGTCGCTGGGCGCCGCGTTCGGCCTCTGAGGCCTACCTGGGAAGACTCGGGCCCGCTCAGGAGGCCTCGTCGGCTCAGGCTCGGCCCCACGGTCAGCCGTCCGCGGCGGCCCGCTGGGCTCGTCCCACGAGCGAGTGCCGGTAGGAGTAGCCGCCGTAGATCGCCATGCCGACGACCAGCCACGCCGCGAACCGCAGCCACGTCAGGGTCGTGAGGTTCACCATGAGCCACAGGCACGCGACGCCCGCGAGGATCGGGAGCGTCGGCGACCACGGCACCTGGAACCCGCGCGGCAGGTCGGGCCGCGTGCGGCGCAGGATCGGCACCCCGAAGCTGACCAGCACGAACGCCGACAAGGTGCCGATGTTGATCATCTCCTCGAGGACCTCGACCCGTGACAGGCCGGCGATCATGGCGACCACCACGCCGGCGCCGATCTGCAGTCGCACGGGGGTGTGGAAGCGTCCGGAGGTCCGGGAGAACGATCGCGGGAGCAGCCCGTCGCGGCTCATCGCGAACACGACGCGCGTCAGGCCGAGCAGCAGCACCATGAGCACCGAGGTGAGCCCGACGAGGATGCCGACGGAGATGATCTTGCCCGCCCAGTCGGCCCCGACGAGGACGAAGGCTGTCGTGAGCGACGGCGACCCGGAGGCCGCGAGCGCGGTGTACGGAACCATGCCCGTGACGACGACCGTGACGAGGATGTAGAGCACGGTCACGATGGCGAGTCCCGCGAAGATGCCGCGCGGGATGGTGCGCTGCGGGTTGATCGTCTCCTCGGCGGTCGTCGCGACGACGTCGAAGCCGATGAAGGCGAAGAACACCAGCGCGGCGCCGGACAGGATCCCGAAGATGCCGTAGCTCGACGGTGCGGCCCCGGACAGGAAGCTGAGCAGCGACTGCTGCAGCGCGGAGGTCCCCACGGGTGCGGGCTGCGACGGCGGCACGAACGGCGAGTAGTTCGCGCTGTCGACGTAGAAGAACCCGGCCACGACGACGAACAGGGTGATGGCCACCTTGATGATCGTGAACACGCTGTTCACGCGGCTGCTCAGCCGGGTGCCGATGGCCAGCAGCGTCGTGAACACGGCGACGATCACAACGGGTCCCCAGGCCACGTCGACGCCCGCCACCGTGAGCGTCGCGGCCAACGTCGAGCCGAACAGCGCGACCGCGTCCGACAGGTAGACGCCCCAGAACTTCGCGATGACCGCGGCGGCGAGGAGCATCTCGAGGATGAGGTCCCAGCCGATGATCCACGCGACGAGCTCGCCCATGGTCGAGTAGGAGTACGTGTAGGCCGACCCCGCCACGGGGATCGTCGAGGCGAACTCCGCGTAGCACATGATCGCGAGCCCGCACACGACGGCCGCGATGACGAACGAGACGATGACCGACGGCCCGGCGTAGTTCGCGGCGGCGGTCGCACCGACCGAGAAGATCCCGGCGCCGACCGCCACGGCGACGCCCATCACGGCCAGGTCCCAGGCGGTCAGGCTGCGGGTGAGATGCCTGTCCGGGTCGTCGACCGACGCCAGCGACGCCTCGACGGACTTGCGTCGCAGCAGGTCGGCCCGCGGCTTCAGTGTCGGCGGGTTGGACGTGACCATGCGTGTGCTCCTCGTGTGCTCGATGCGACCGCTCGGCGGTCCTCCCGAGAATGGCGCATGACGCCGGTGTGGGTCGAAGGTGACCACCCACCGAGCGGCGGGAGCCGTCCCGGAGCCGGTGTCAGGAGGCGAGCCTGAGCCCGACGGCGTAGGCCCTCGGACCTGCCCAACGCGGCGGCCCACACCGCTTCCAGGACTCCGGCGATCACCAGGACGAACCACGACACGACAGACGACCTCCACCGGCCGTCTTGTCGCTCATCGGCGACATCCCGTCCTCCTGCGGCACGCTACCTTCGAGGCGTGGGGGTCCCCGATGAAGACTGATGAGCCGCGCCAGGTCAAACCCTCGCCGTCTCCGGCAGCGCCGGTTCGACTGATCGCCTTCGAGCAGCGGGCACTGCGCCGGGCGGTGCTGACGGTTCTGCTGATCGTCACGCTGTGGATGATCGCGCTGTGGGTGTTCCAGTCGATCAGCCACTTCCTGTTCCTCCTCCTGCTCTCGTGGCTGTTCGCGATGGCCATGGAACCGGCCATCAACTGGCTGACCGGGCGGGGATGGAGGCGCGGCCTGGCCACGGCGCTCGTGGGCGGCTTGGTGGTTCTCGGGGTCGTCGGGCTCGGCGCGATGTTCGGCAGCCTGTTCTTCAACCAGCTCGCCTCGCTCGTCCAGTCGCTGCCGGACGTGGTCACCCATGCCATCTCCTGGGCCAACAGCACGTTCAATCTGGCGCTGGATCCCACGACCGTGACGAGCAACCTCAACGTGACTCCGTCGCAGGTCGGGTCGGTGGCCACCAACTTGGCCGGCGGCGTCCTCGGCGTCGTCACGTCCCTGCTCGCGGCCGTCCTCAACGTCGTCACCTTCCTCGTCTTCGCGCTCTATCTGGCCGCTGACGGACCGCGCGTGCGCACGACGATCGGTTCGTGGCTCCCCCCGGCGCGCCAGGACGTCTTCGTCACGGTCTGGGACATCGCCCAGGCCAAGACCGGCGGCTACGTCGTCTCCAAGGTCGTGCTCGCGGGGCTGTCGTCGGTGTTCTACGCGGCGTTCTTCTACCTCGTGGGAGTGCCCTCATGGCTGCCGCTCGCCGTGCTGGTGGGCCTGATGGCGCAGTTCGTGCCCGTGGTCGGCACTTACGTCGGGATCCTCATCCCGATCCTGTTCGTCGTCTTCTCGTCACCGATCACGGCTGTGTGGATCGTCGTCTTCGCCACGATCTACCAGCAGATCGAGACGTACGTGTTCACCCCGCGGGTCAGCCGAAGGACGATGGACGTCAACCCGGGCATCGCCCTGGCCTCCGTCTTCATCGGTGCTGCCCTGTGGGGCGCTATCGGCGCGCTGATCGGGATCCCGATGGCCGCCGCCATCGTCGCCGTGCTCGACACGTACGGACACCGGCACGAGCTGGTACCAGCACTGGCAGCGATGGACGAGTCCGACGAGGACGAGTCGGGTGCCGACGAGTCCAGAGACGCCGTCGAGGTGAACGGACCCGAGGACGCTCCGACCCCCGCCGCGAGCTGAGCTCGAGGGCCGACGCACGAAGAGCCGGAGACCTGAGGTCTCCGGCTCTTCGTCGTGGTCGGGGGGTACCCGACCCACTGTGGGGTCTCGGGACAACTCCGTGACCTGCAACAGGGCGAACGTGCAGGTCAGGCTTGGTACAGCCTTCCGTCGGCGCTAGGTACACGGGATCTTTGTTCCATGCGTACGCCCGGGTTGCATGGGGCGATCAGTGGATGTCCACTAGGCGGTGTGGCCCGCAAGATCTCACGGCCCGAGCCGACGCTGCCTGCCGGCTGTCTGCAGCTCATCGCCATCGAGACTCTGGTGCGACCAAGCGACGAGGTCACGTCGGATCTGTGCTTCAGTGACCTGCCAGACGACGCCGGACACATGAGTGAACCGATCTTCCCATGTGTGCTCCGCGGCTTGCGAATGACTCCGCCTGGCTACGTCCTGGACGTCCTCGCCGGGAGCGACTTCACCGCGCCGATGCCGGACTCGGTACAAGGCATCACCGTTTTCGACCTCCGGAGCCCGCTCGCGACGTGAGTGATCAGACAGACCCCTTGTCGACTCACGTGAAGCGAGTAGAAGACCGTCAACAACCCCCGCCGCTCACTCGCCGCCTCAGACCCACCGTCACCATCAACTGTCGATTCGGTCCGCCTCGTACGCCAAGATCTCGACGGCTCGATTGGCCCAGAAGTAGTAGTTGCCGAGTTGGCTCACGAGGTCTGTGCCTTCGTCGGCCGCCACGTCGGGCAGGGTGATGGCGATCTGTCCCTGCAAGAAGGGCGCAAAGACCTCGTCCGGTGTCGCCGGCTCAAGCGTGACGACCGTGTCGCCGTCTTCCCAAGGTCCTGGAGCCGCGCGCCACGTCACGTCTCGACCGTCGGTGAACGCAAACAGCTGCCGAAGTCCCCACCACGCGAAGTGCACACCTCGATGCTTATCCGTGTTCGAGAGCCCAGCCAGCCGGCGCAAAGACGCGCCCAGCGCTTGCTGCGTACCAGCGTCGCGCTCGTCGCCCGGGTCGGTCTCGTGACGCTCGGCCCAGTAACCGGACGGCTGAGCGAAACTCTGCACCGCCAGACCGAGGGTGCGTGCGTGCGCAGCGACAGCAACGTCGACGTCCTTCCGTGCCGCCAGGCGTTCTGCGCGCTGCTCGAAATGGGCGAGAGAGTCGGACGTGGGGAGCGCGAGGACGCGTACTTCAGCATCCGTCAGGTCACGACCAACAGCCTTCTCCACGCACCCCACGAAGCTCGTGTCGAGGGCGGAGCGCAGATTGTGAACAGCATCCCCAACAACGGCCGCCAACTCAGGTGGGGGCGGGGACTTCACCCGCAACCGAAGACCAAGGCCGCCAGTCACGGCAACCTGCTCGAGTTCGCAAGGCTCCGAATCGAGGAAAGTGCGAACTAGCCTCGAGATTTCACCCCGGTGGCGTGCCGTGGACGTGAAAAGTGCTCCTGACCTGGGATGATGTGGATTGTCGAGGTCCAGATCAGCCAGTTCGAGGAGCACCTTCCAGGTGAAGAAGGTTACCGGGTTCTATCCCCGTCCCCGCGTCGACACGAAGACCAGCACAGCAGTCGGTCAGGCTGGCGGGGTGCTGCTGACCGGCACGGTGCGCGCCTCGGGCCTGGACGCGGCGTTGAGCGAGGCGTTGTCGCGATGGCGGTCGCCGTTCGCGGTGCACGACCCGGCCAAGGTCCTGGTGGACCTGGCGCTGACGTTGGCTCTGGGCGGGGACACCTGCTCGGATCTGGCCGTCGTGCGGGCCGAGCCGGCTCTGTTCGGGCCGGTCGCCTCCGATCCGACCGCCTCGCGCGTGATCGCGGCGTTGGCCAAGGACGTGACGCGGGTGCTGCCCGCGATCGCCCGGGCCCGCGCGGCCGCCCGGGCCCGGGTCTGGAAGCTCGCCGGGGTGAACGCACCCGACCACGACGCCAGCGCATCGAGCCCGCTGGTGATCGACGTGGACGCGACGTTGGTGACCGCGCACTCGGACAAGGAGCAAGCTCGCGCGACGTTCAAGCGGGGGTATGGGTTTCACCCGTTGTGCGCGTTCGTCGACCACGGTCCGGCCGGCACCGGTGAACCCCTGACGATCAAGCTGCGTCCCGGCAACGCCGGGTCGAACACCGCCGCCGATCACATCGAGGTGCTGCGCGCCGCCCTCGCCCAGCTGCCAGGGCACCGGCCCGGGACCCGTCCCGGGCGCAAGGTCCTGGTCCGGATCGACGGAGCCGGATCGACCCACAAGGTCATCGAGTGGATCACCGGGCAGCGACTGTCGTACTCGGTCGGCTTCACCCTGCCGGACAACACCCCCGACCTGCTGAAGCTGATCCCGGCCAAGGTGTGGGCCCCGGCGTTGGACGCCCACGACGCCGTGCGCGACGGGGCGTGGGTCGCCGAGATCACGCACCTGATGGACCTGACCGGCTGGCCGCCCGGGATGCGGGTCATCGTGCGCAAGGAACGACCCCACCCCGGCGCACAGCTGCGGTTCGAGGACGTCGACGGCATGCGGATCACCGCCTTCGCGACCAACACAACCCGCGGCCAGCTCGCCGATCTGGAGCTACGCCACCGCCGCCGGGCACGCTGCGAGGACCGCATCCGCCTGGCCAAGGACACCGGCCTGGGGAACCTGCCCCTGGCCTCCTTCGCCGCCAACCGGATCTGGTGCGCAGTGGTGGCCATGGCCGCCGAGATCACCGCCTGGATGCAACTGCTCGCCCTGCACGACCACGACGCCCGCCGCTGGGAACCCAAGAAGCTCCGCTACCGGCTCTTCACCATCCCCGCCACCGTGGCCCGCACCGGCCGGCGCGTCGTGCTGCACCTATCCACCCGATCGCCCTTCACCCCACTCGCCCTGAACGGCCTCGCCAGGCTCGGCGCCCTCGCGCCCGGCTGACCCCGGCGCCCCCGTCCCGACGACCCCGAGCACGACACCCGGCCAGTGGAACCGGCGCCCACCCGCACGACAGCGGGCCCTGCGTCACATCCTCAGACCAAAATCGCCCTCGAACGCGAACACCGAGCCGCGCACAACCCGCACGACCGGGCCCGATGAAAGATCGAGGCTAGTGCTTCCAAGTCTTCGATGTGCGATCGCGCTCGAGTAAGCTTGAGGGTGACGTCCCGCTGAGTGGTGGAGTTTCTCGACACCGTGCGGGTCAGTGCTCAGATCATGCCGTGAGGAGTTCGGTGTGGTCCACCTCCTGGGTCGTCAGGGTCATGGTGGCGAGTTGGGCCATGGAGTTCTCGGATAGGTAGCGGCGGTCGGTGGCGGCCCATTCGTCGTGGGCCTCGACCAGGACGGCGCCGGCCAGGCGCAGCAGGGCGGCGGGGTTGGGGAAGACCCCCACGACGTCGGTGCGGCGTTTGACCTCCTTGTTCAGTCGTTCCAGGGGGTTGGTCGACCAGATCTTCTTCCAGTGGCTGGCGGGGAACGCGGTGAAGGCGAGCAGGTCCTCGCGGGCGTCGGTGAGCATGTGCCCGACCTTCGGGTGGGAGCGGGTCAGCATGGTCGCGATGACTTCGAACTGCTCGGCGACGTGGGCGGCGTCGGGTTGGGCGAAGATCGTGCGGATCGCGGCGGCGACCATCTCGGCGTTCGTCTTGGACACCGCGTCGAGGACGTTGCGGGTGAAGTGGACCCGGCAGCGTTGCCAGGACGAGCCGAGCAGGACCGAGGCGATCGCGGTCTTCA contains:
- a CDS encoding IS1380 family transposase, whose product is MKKVTGFYPRPRVDTKTSTAVGQAGGVLLTGTVRASGLDAALSEALSRWRSPFAVHDPAKVLVDLALTLALGGDTCSDLAVVRAEPALFGPVASDPTASRVIAALAKDVTRVLPAIARARAAARARVWKLAGVNAPDHDASASSPLVIDVDATLVTAHSDKEQARATFKRGYGFHPLCAFVDHGPAGTGEPLTIKLRPGNAGSNTAADHIEVLRAALAQLPGHRPGTRPGRKVLVRIDGAGSTHKVIEWITGQRLSYSVGFTLPDNTPDLLKLIPAKVWAPALDAHDAVRDGAWVAEITHLMDLTGWPPGMRVIVRKERPHPGAQLRFEDVDGMRITAFATNTTRGQLADLELRHRRRARCEDRIRLAKDTGLGNLPLASFAANRIWCAVVAMAAEITAWMQLLALHDHDARRWEPKKLRYRLFTIPATVARTGRRVVLHLSTRSPFTPLALNGLARLGALAPG
- a CDS encoding AI-2E family transporter encodes the protein MKTDEPRQVKPSPSPAAPVRLIAFEQRALRRAVLTVLLIVTLWMIALWVFQSISHFLFLLLLSWLFAMAMEPAINWLTGRGWRRGLATALVGGLVVLGVVGLGAMFGSLFFNQLASLVQSLPDVVTHAISWANSTFNLALDPTTVTSNLNVTPSQVGSVATNLAGGVLGVVTSLLAAVLNVVTFLVFALYLAADGPRVRTTIGSWLPPARQDVFVTVWDIAQAKTGGYVVSKVVLAGLSSVFYAAFFYLVGVPSWLPLAVLVGLMAQFVPVVGTYVGILIPILFVVFSSPITAVWIVVFATIYQQIETYVFTPRVSRRTMDVNPGIALASVFIGAALWGAIGALIGIPMAAAIVAVLDTYGHRHELVPALAAMDESDEDESGADESRDAVEVNGPEDAPTPAAS
- a CDS encoding DUF2510 domain-containing protein encodes the protein MTGGWYDDGVTPGVERWFDGTDWSEHTRPVWVAPVPVAPPAPAAAAYGAAPQGASVQGSPYAQHHPGLGVEGAQPWPGQQGQMPQWPAQKGSMATSGPSDAVHWMLPVGRSWQSITAGYVGLLSLGIWVLGPVAIWLGIWAILKARTGGHGRGRAVFAIITGTLGTLFMGLFLVMRSQS
- a CDS encoding flotillin family protein, whose protein sequence is MNELLDNSAAVLAVAALIIAFVAVIALITKRIKRVPPNEALIIVGRGAGKSTAADAGQRVVVGGRVFVWPVLQQGFPISLEQRQIGITVEGVDRNRIKLAIKASINFKVRGDEEGVRRAAQRFLSQQATLNDVINQSLEGSLRAIIGDMTIEQIISDRKSLQDAVVASTKTDLAEQGLQVDLLNISDISTPGSDYLANLGRAEAARARQVAEVKEAEAQQISEFAKIQAMEQIAQRQRDLSLKQAGIKAETDRANAEADAAGQLARAEQDKLVATLQRDALSEQAKVTEEQLDIDVRKPAEAAAYAAVQQANAERDAANAATEADAFKRTRIAEANKIAAVQDAEAAATATIQAGNAERDRQIAEAQAIEALGLARAAAARAEGIAAADATRAQAEALHEQGAAVLAQQIIALMPEIVRAAAEPIGAIDRLTVVSTDGASAITKTVSQVLAEGQEVIKSLTGLDLTSLVSGATGGAVSGLVQSARSADGSAS
- a CDS encoding glucose 1-dehydrogenase; this translates as MSVFEGKVAIVTGGGSGLGEAISKELAAKGASVVVSDINLPGAQRVVDEIVSAGGTASEIEADTAIPDDSAKVVKYAVDTYGALHLAVNNAGIGGPAAPAGETDLAAWDKVIAINLSGVLYGMRYQIPAMLASGAGCAIVNMASIHGMVAAPGNGAYTAAKHGVVGITKNAAAEYGAVGLRINCVGPGYIMTPLLTANLTDDILEILKTKHSLGRLGRPEEVSHLVCFLLSDEASFITGSYHLVDGGYTAV
- a CDS encoding amino acid permease, whose protein sequence is MVTSNPPTLKPRADLLRRKSVEASLASVDDPDRHLTRSLTAWDLAVMGVAVAVGAGIFSVGATAAANYAGPSVIVSFVIAAVVCGLAIMCYAEFASTIPVAGSAYTYSYSTMGELVAWIIGWDLILEMLLAAAVIAKFWGVYLSDAVALFGSTLAATLTVAGVDVAWGPVVIVAVFTTLLAIGTRLSSRVNSVFTIIKVAITLFVVVAGFFYVDSANYSPFVPPSQPAPVGTSALQQSLLSFLSGAAPSSYGIFGILSGAALVFFAFIGFDVVATTAEETINPQRTIPRGIFAGLAIVTVLYILVTVVVTGMVPYTALAASGSPSLTTAFVLVGADWAGKIISVGILVGLTSVLMVLLLGLTRVVFAMSRDGLLPRSFSRTSGRFHTPVRLQIGAGVVVAMIAGLSRVEVLEEMINIGTLSAFVLVSFGVPILRRTRPDLPRGFQVPWSPTLPILAGVACLWLMVNLTTLTWLRFAAWLVVGMAIYGGYSYRHSLVGRAQRAAADG
- a CDS encoding alkaline phosphatase family protein, producing the protein MPISGLALWRGGLLAVPVMAALLVACSPPMDGGPAAPTASSTAPSTTLTPGVSMAASTAPTVAVTTPTGVTKVLTIVLENHGVPAVTAAMPELMKLATTYGRTSHYSATTHPSLPNYLDMAGGSTFGVTDDEAPAVHPVAGPSVFDLALTTGHIARTYAEAMATTCALETSGRYAVKHNPWAYFSDAASRSACQVADVPLGDLTSGALHDDIAAGTLPNIAYVVPDLCNDAHDCPLATADSWVSGWVSQVLEGPDWQAGRLAVVVTFDEAEKTGENIVLTVVVAPGLHGAVADGALTHQSWTRWMSDLVGATAPGNAGSAPSLGAAFGL